The Populus alba chromosome 6, ASM523922v2, whole genome shotgun sequence genome contains a region encoding:
- the LOC118043769 gene encoding LOW QUALITY PROTEIN: uncharacterized protein (The sequence of the model RefSeq protein was modified relative to this genomic sequence to represent the inferred CDS: deleted 1 base in 1 codon), with protein sequence MNDGFRKESMASVSSTQNSDFSGTEAVDCSGPGQGDVAWPPSTNLLSPRDNSTTSHDSTPKLVIADNKPPPYAGASAVSLVIPTAKSGPPQASCSQTEVEFERSVPFTEKQQHMAHDFKQVGSGIPPHAPQMQVYVDPNQEITNHADYRHLPPQMGFPNNHLLGTSGSVLTQQHFHESNAGATSLQYVPAVHMTMTSTPVRPTVVQPLMQPQKTRLEHYPEENAFGTRIVQVPVDPSYNVYRAQLPHAVVGGGYGWTQVPQPEHVAFADGSVSHQQVIFPEKVPRMEDCSMCQKALPHAHSDPLVQDPRESGMIHTNSLHHSLLLEDTMKARPMDRFLITGALGERIIEQGAGAQPAVLSHMDHHIGMPQSEAIVPSQNLESLHENERTFLNTDNSDQSKISAPYGMIGLPGDVQSPCGMFTGGIPESLIEDYVQQHSVPMQPQVLLSKPANTDVSHAAGVPIQASEQLVHESPKEYTGKLPGVVSKEDAVDSYISYDQLRLVDGMMEALHTRPPEINVNNDQKKSLVDKFRKEEILDHKTQKIAGREVLLDNTLSKPQVVLNSNHIKQFKVLPASTGVSYINISRAMELHEVAQPPIVVNKASHPQFKIEIPALDSAEVSYGIPAFSGREPVYVNDRIPPVVEWKNDSQLHSKVVPSDVEALSSTGNTLSSLSPSSGVGNAQDSSNSLFSSQDPWNSRHDNHFPPPRRSKIATKKEVFGTRDPFIENHSGEVDLITGVMVEDGVPKPLSNSNKDLECVQSSKGSAEELIRKELKAVAEGVAASVFQSANSNPEPTVSESSESAYEPNQEKEVSNEGLEIKQKAKFEDMKKKLPEKVNFGFPVSEVLGCLQIIKNSDLEERRELGSGTFGTVYHGKWRGTDVAIKRINDRCFAGKPSEQERMRDDFWNEAIKLADLHHPNVVAFYGVVLDGPGGSVATVTEYMVNGSLRNALHKNERSLDKHKRLMIAMDVAFGMEYLHGKNIVHFDLKSDNLLVNLRDPHRPICKVGDLGLSKVKCQTLIEGGVRGTLPWMAPELLNGSSNLVSEKVDVFSFGMVLWELLTGEEPYADLHYGAIIGGIVSNTLRPPVPETCDPDWRSLMERCWSAEPSDRPNFTEIANELRAMAAKIPSKGQTP encoded by the exons ATGAATGATGG atttaggAAGGAGAGCATGGCAAGTGTAAGTTCAACACAAAACTCTGATTTTAGTGGGACTGAGGCTGTTGATTGCTCAGGTCCTGGTCAAGGGGATGTGGCTTGGCCACCATCTACCAACCTGTTATCCCCTAGGGATAATTCGACAACTTCTCATGATTCTACTCCAAAATTAGTCATTGCAGATAATAAACCCCCACCTTATGCTGGTGCATCTGCTGTTTCTTTGGTAATTCCAACGGCTAAGTCTGGTCCTCCGCAGGCTTCATGTTCTCAGACTGAGGTTGAATTTGAGAGGTCTGTTCCTTTTACTGAAAAACAGCAGCATATGGCCCATGATTTCAAGCAAGTTGGATCAGGCATTCCACCACATGCTCCTCAGATGCAGGTTTATGTAGATCCTAATCAAGAAATTACAAATCATGCAGATTATAGGCACCTTCCTCCTCAAATGGGTTTTCCAAATAACCATCTGCTGGGAACTTCTGGGTCTGTACTCACCCAACAGCATTTTCATGAGAGTAATGCAGGTGCTACTTCTCTTCAATATGTTCCTGCAGTGCATATGACTATGACATCCACACCTGTAAGGCCAACTGTGGTTCAACCATTGATGCAACCCCAAAAAACTCGATTGGAGCACTATCCTGAAGAAAATGCATTTGGAACAAGGATTGTTCAGGTTCCTGTTGACCCAAGCTACAATGTGTATCGGGCTCAACTCCCTCATGCAGTTGTTGGAGGAGGCTATGGCTGGACCCAAGTTCCTCAGCCAGAGCATGTTGCCTTCGCCGATGGGTCAGTGTCTCATCAACAGGTAATTTTCCCTGAGAAAGTTCCAAGAATGGAGGACTGTTCTATGTGTCAGAAAGCACTGCCTCATGCACATTCTGATCCTTTGGTACAGGACCCAAGAGAATCTGGAATGATCCATACAAACTCACTTCATCATAGTCTTCTCTTAGAAGATACTATGAAAGCCCGGCCTATGGACAGG TTTTTGATAACTGGTGCCTTGGGAGAACGCATAATTGAACAAGGTGCTGGTGCTCAACCTGCAGTTCTTAGTCATATGGATCATCATATTGGAATGCCACAGTCAGAAGCAATTGTGCCCTCTCAGAATCTTGAGTCCCTTCATGAAAATGAGAGAACTTTCTTGAATACTGACAATTCTGATCAGTCTAAGATTTCAGCTCCCTATGGCATGATAGGTTTACCAGGTGATGTACAGTCTCCTTGTGGCATGTTCACAGGTGGAATTCCTGAGTCTCTCATAGAAGATTATGTCCAGCAACATTCAGTGCCAATGCAACCCCAGGTTTTACTGAGTAAACCTGCTAATACTGATGTCTCTCATGCTGCTGGTGTACCTATTCAAGCTTCTGAACAACTAGTTCATGAATCTCCGAAAGAGTACACTGGCAAGCTTCCTGGTGTTGTTTCCAAAGAAGATGCTGTAGATTCTTACATATCTTATGACCAGCTGAGATTAGTTGATGGGATGATGGAGGCTCTCCACACACGCCCCCCTGAAATTAATGTTAACAATGATCAGAAAAAGTCACTTGTTGATAAATTTAGAAAGGAAGAAATCTTAGATCATAAAACCCAGAAAATTGCTGGGAGGGAGGTTCTTCTAGATAATACCCTTAGCAAACCTCAGGTGGTTCTCAATTCAAATCATATTAAGCAGTTTAAAGTGTTACCTGCTTCTACAGGGGTTTCTTACATAAATATTTCTCGAGCAATGGAATTACATGAGGTCGCACAACCACCTATTGTGGTTAATAAAGCATCACATCCTCAATTTAAGATTGAGATTCCTGCCTTGGATTCTGCTGAAGTTAGTTATGGGATCCCTGCATTCTCTGGTAGGGAGCCGGTCTATGTGAATGACAGAATCCCACCTGTTGTTGAATGGAAGAATGATTCACAATTGCATTCAAAGGTTGTCCCTAGTGACGTGGAAGCTTTATCCTCAACTGGTAATACACTATCTTCCCTATCACCATCTAGTGGAGTTGGCAATGCTCAGGACTCCTCGAACTCACTCTTCAGCAGCCAGGATCCTTGGAACTCAAGGCATGATAATCATTTTCCTCCACCTAGACGTAGCAAgattgcaacaaaaaaagaagtctTTGGTACTAGGGATCCTTTCATTGAGAACCACTCTGGTGAGGTGGACTTAATCACAGGTGTGATGGTGGAGGATGGAGTTCCCAAGCCCCTGAGTAATTCAAACAAGGATTTAGAGTGTGTTCAATCATCCAAAG GTTCAGCTGAGGAACTCATCAGGAAAGAACTCAAGGCTGTCGCTGAGGGTGTAGCTGCTTCTGTTTTCCAGTCAGCTAATTCTAATCCAGAACCAACAGTGTCAGAAAGCAGTGAATCAGCTTATGAaccaaatcaagaaaaagaagtttCAAATGAAGGTTTAGAAATAAAGCAAAAGGCTAAATTTGAG gacatgaagaaaaaactgcCTGAAAAGGTGAATTTTGGTTTTCCAGTATCAGAAGTCCTTGGTTGCTTGCAG ATTATAAAGAACAGTGACCTTGAAGAGCGGCGGGAATTGGGTTCTGGCACCTTTGGCACTGTTTATCATGGGAAGTGGAGGGGTACTGATGTCGCAATCAAACGAATTAATGATAGGTGTTTCGCTGGAAAACCTTCCGAACAAGAACGCATG AGAGATGACTTCTGGAACGAGGCTATTAAGCTTGCTGATTTGCACCATCCAAATGTGGTTGCCTTTTATGGTGTTGTTCTTGATGGCCCTGGAGGTTCTGTGGCGACAGTGACAGAGTACATGGTTAATGGTTCTTTAAGAAATGCTTTGCATAAGAATGAGAG GAGCCTTGACAAGCATAAGCGTCTCATGATTGCCATGGATGTGGCCTTTGGAATGGAATACTTGCATGGGAAGAATATTGTGCACTTTGATTTGAAGAGTGACAATTTACTTGTTAATCTTCGAGATCCTCACCGGCCAATATGCAAG GTTGGTGATTTGGGCCTGTCGAAGGTGAAATGCCAAACACTTATTGAAGGTGGTGTGCGGGGAACACTTCCATGGATGGCACCGGAGCTTCTGAATGGAAGCAGTAATCTTGTCTCTGAGAAG GTCGATGTGTTCTCATTTGGTATGGTGTTGTGGGAACTTCTAACTGGTGAAGAGCCATACGCAGACTTGCACTATGGGGCTATTATAG GTGGTATTGTGAGCAATACCTTGCGGCCACCAGTGCCGGAGACTTGTGACCCAGACTGGAGATCATTGATGGAGAGATGCTGGTCTGCTGAGCCATCAGACAGACCAAACTTCACTGAAATTGCAAATGAGTTGCGTGCAATGGCAGCAAAGATTCCTTCCAAAGGGCAAACCCCATAG
- the LOC118043770 gene encoding homeobox protein knotted-1-like 3 isoform X2, with amino-acid sequence MAFQDDHHTSQEMAFQLPQHHHISASPSTGPTWLSNAVLRRHDDVLTQTRIEKPENNTNNGSEEELIDSVSDNWERAKCKAEILGHPLYEQLLAAHVACLRIATPVDQLARIDTQLAQSQDVVAKYSGVGRSHVVDEKELDQFMTHYVLLLCSFKDQLQQHVRVHAMEAVMACWELEQSLQGLTGVSPGEGTGATMSDDDDDQADSDANLYDGNLDGLDTMGFGPLVPTETERSLMERVRQELKHELKQDYKEKIVDIREEILRKRRAGKLPGDTTSLLKAWWQTHSKWPYPTEEDKARLVQETGLHLKQINNWFINQRKRNWHSSPSGSTSKSKRKK; translated from the exons ATGGCTTTTCAAGACGACCACCATACATCACAAGAAATGGCTTTTCAACTACCACAACACCACCACATCTCAGCCTCACCATCCACCGGTCCCACATGGCTAAGCAACGCAGTCCTCCGTAGACACGACGATGTTTTAACCCAAACCCGCATCGAAAAACCGGAAAACAACACCAATAATGGAAGTGAAGAGGAATTGATAGATTCCGTTAGTGATAATTGGGAGAGAGCTAAATGCAAAGCTGAGATATTAGGGCATCCCTTATATGAACAGTTATTGGCTGCTCACGTGGCTTGTTTAAGGATTGCCACGCCAGTTGACCAGTTGGCTAGGATTGATACACAGTTGGCTCAGTCTCAAGATGTTGTGGCTAAGTATTCTGGTGTTGGTAGGAGCCATGTTGTTGATGAGAAAGAACTTGATCAGTTCATG ACACATTACGTTCTATTGCTCTGTTCCTTCAAAGACCAACTGCAACAACATGTCCGTGTTCATGCTATGGAGGCTGTAATGGCATGCTGGGAACTTGAACAGTCTCTACAAGGTTTGACAG GTGTATCTCCAGGGGAAGGCACTGGTGCAACTATGTCTGATGATGACGACGACCAAGCAGATAGTGATGCCAACTTGTATGATGGAAATCTTGATGGGTTGGATACCATGGGATTTGGTCCTCTAGTTCCCACTGAAACTGAGAGGTCCTTGATGGAGCGTGTAAGGCAAGAATTGAAGCATGAGCTCAAACAG GATTACAAGGAGAAGATTGTGGACATTAGAGAGGAAATTCTACGTAAGAGAAGAGCTGGAAAACTGCCAGGTGATACAACGTCCCTCTTAAAAGCTTGGTGGCAAACACATTCCAAGTGGCCATACCCAACT GAGGAAGACAAAGCAAGATTGGTGCAGGAAACAGGTTTGCATTTAAAGCAGATAAATAATTGGTTCATAAACCAAAGGAAAAGGAACTGGCACAGCAGTCCTTCAGGTTCTACTTCGAAGAGCAAACGAAAGAA GTGA
- the LOC118043768 gene encoding LOW QUALITY PROTEIN: RAF-like serine/threonine-protein kinase PRAF (The sequence of the model RefSeq protein was modified relative to this genomic sequence to represent the inferred CDS: deleted 1 base in 1 codon), whose protein sequence is MAFDQTPIPNDLRPLNIARAIPEEPRIMAAMASSSSSAVTTPVTAGRNPEFFSNPEWSVPVIYSASVSDAGFVGLGYGNTVPGATPWAPILQVPVGSVNVGANGSGVAFGYNPNLGNRIVGNAADHAGNDMVSGFGSSPNFGNRINVNGSNEAVNIGSAYNPNLGSCGSGSRADHGSGNGKDDSVSGKKVKFLCSFGGKILPRPSDGMLRYVGGQTRVISVRRDVSFNELQRKMTDTYQQLVVIKYQLPDEDLDALVSVSCADDLDNMMEEYEKLVERSLDGSAKLRVFLFSDLQLDASGSVHFGDLHDSGQKYFDAVNGVVDCGGRHIARKESMASVSSTQNSDFSGTEAVDCSGPGQGDVAWPPSTNLLSPRDNSTTSHDSTPKLVIADNKPPPYAGASAVSLVIPTAKSGPPQASCSQTEVEFERSVPFTEKQQHMAHDFKQVGSGIPPHAPQMQVYVDPNQEITNHADYRHLPPQMGFPNNHLLGTSGSVLTQQHFHESNAGATSLQYVPAVHMTMTSTPVRPTVVQPLMQPQKTRLEHYPEENAFGTRIVQVPVDPSYNVYRAQLPHAVVGGGYGWTQVPQPEHVAFADGSVSHQQVIFPEKVPRMEDCSMCQKALPHAHSDPLVQDPRESGMIHTNSLHHSLLLEDTMKARPMDRVLITGALGERIIEQGAGAQPAVLSHMDHHIGMPQSEAIVPSQNLESLHENERTFLNTDNSDQSKISAPYGMIGLPGDVQSPCGMFTGGIPESLIEDYVQQHSVPMQPQVLLSKPANTDVSHAAGVPIQASEQLVHESPKEYTGKLPGVVSKEDAVDSYISYDQLRLVDGMMEALHTRPPEINVNNDQKKSLVDKFRKEEILDHKTQKIAGREVLLDNNLSKPQVVLNSNHIKQFKVLPASTGVSYINISRAMELHEVAQPPIVVNKASHPQFKIEIPALDSAEVSYGIPAFSGREPVYVNDRIPPVVEWKNDSQLHSKVVPSDVEALSSTGNYTSSLSPSSGVGNAQDSSNSLFSSQDPWNSRHDNHFPPPRRSKIATKKEVFGTRDPFIENHSGEVDLITGVMVEDGVPKPLSNSNKDLECVQSSKGSAEELIRKELKAVAEGVAASVFQSANSNPEPTVSESSESAYEPNQEKEVSNEGLEIKQKAKFEDMKKKLPEKIIKNSDLEERRELGSGTFGTVYHGKWRGTDVAIKRINDRCFAGKPSEQERMRDDFWNEAIKLADLHHPNVVAFYGVVLDGPGGSVATVTEYMVNGSLRNALHKNERSLDKHKRLMIAMDVAFGMEYLHGKNIVHFDLKSDNLLVNLRDPHRPICKVGDLGLSKVKCQTLIEGGVRGTLPWMAPELLNGSSNLVSEKVDVFSFGMVLWELLTGEEPYADLHYGAIIGGIVSNTLRPPVPETCDPDWRSLMERCWSAEPSDRPNFTEIANELRAMAAKIPSKGQTP, encoded by the exons ATGGCTTTTGATCAAACCCCAATACCAAATGATCTAAGGCCATTGAACATAGCTAGAGCCATACCTGAAGAGCCCCGCATTATGGCTGCCATGGCTAGTTCTAGTAGTAGTGCTGTCACCACACCGGTAACAGCTGGTAGAAACCCGGAATTCTTCTCCAACCCAGAATGGTCTGTACCTGTTATTTATTCGGCATCAGTGTCTGATGCTGGCTTTGTAGGTTTAGGATATGGGAATACTGTTCCTGGGGCTACCCCATGGGCCCCAATCCTGCAGGTGCCGGTTGGGAGTGTGAATGTGGGTGCAAATGGTTCAGGTGTTGCGTTTGGTTATAATCCTAATTTGGGGAACAGGATAGTTGGTAATGCTGCTGATCATGCCGGAAATGATATGGTGTCAGGATTTGGTTCTTCACCCAATTTTGGGAATCGGATTAATGTTAATGGAAGCAATGAGGCAGTAAATATAGGGTCAGCTTATAACCCCAATTTGGGGAGTTGTGGTAGTGGCAGCCGGGCTGACCATGGGAGTGGAAATGGTAAGGATGATTCGGTGTCGGGAAAGAAAGTAAAGTTTTTGTGTAGTTTTGGGGGGAAGATTTTACCTAGACCAAGTGATGGGATGTTGAGATATGTTGGAGGGCAAACAAGGGTTATTAGTGTGAGGAGAGATGTGAGCTTTAATGAGCTACAGCGGAAGATGACGGACACATATCAGCAGCTTGTTGTTATTAAATACCAGCTTCCTGATGAGGATCTTGATGCACTGGTGTCTGTTTCATGTGCTGATGATCTTGATAATATGATGGAGGAATATGAGAAGTTGGTTGAGAGGTCTTTGGATGGGTCAGCTAAGTTAAGggtgtttttattttcagatttaCAGCTTGATGCTTCTGGTTCGGTCCATTTTGGGGATTTACATGATAGTGGGCAGAAATATTTTGACGCAGTAAATGGGGTTGTGGATTGTGGTGGTCGTCATATCGCTAGGAAGGAGAGCATGGCAAGTGTAAGTTCAACACAAAACTCTGATTTTAGTGGGACTGAGGCTGTTGATTGCTCAGGTCCTGGTCAAGGGGATGTGGCTTGGCCACCATCTACCAACCTGTTATCCCCTAGGGATAATTCGACAACTTCTCATGATTCTACTCCAAAATTAGTCATTGCAGATAATAAACCCCCACCTTATGCTGGTGCATCTGCTGTTTCTTTGGTAATTCCAACGGCTAAGTCTGGTCCTCCGCAGGCTTCATGTTCTCAGACTGAGGTTGAATTTGAGAGGTCTGTTCCTTTTACTGAAAAACAGCAGCATATGGCCCATGATTTCAAGCAAGTTGGATCAGGCATTCCACCACATGCTCCTCAGATGCAGGTTTATGTAGATCCTAATCAAGAAATTACAAATCATGCAGATTATAGGCACCTTCCTCCTCAAATGGGTTTTCCAAATAACCATCTGCTGGGAACTTCTGGGTCTGTACTCACCCAACAGCATTTTCATGAGAGTAATGCAGGTGCTACTTCTCTTCAATATGTTCCTGCAGTGCATATGACTATGACATCCACACCTGTAAGGCCAACTGTGGTTCAACCATTGATGCAACCCCAAAAAACTCGATTGGAGCACTATCCTGAAGAAAATGCATTTGGAACAAGGATTGTTCAGGTTCCTGTTGACCCAAGCTACAATGTGTATCGGGCTCAACTCCCTCATGCAGTTGTTGGAGGAGGCTATGGCTGGACCCAAGTTCCTCAGCCAGAGCATGTTGCCTTCGCCGATGGGTCAGTGTCTCATCAACAGGTAATTTTCCCTGAGAAAGTTCCAAGAATGGAGGACTGTTCTATGTGTCAGAAAGCACTGCCTCATGCACATTCTGATCCTTTGGTACAGGACCCAAGAGAATCTGGAATGATCCATACAAACTCACTTCATCATAGTCTTCTCTTAGAAGATACTATGAAAGCCCGGCCTATGGACAGGGTTTTGATAACTGGTGCCTTGGGAGAACGCATAATTGAACAAGGTGCTGGTGCTCAACCTGCAGTTCTTAGTCATATGGATCATCATATTGGAATGCCACAGTCAGAAGCAATTGTGCCCTCTCAGAATCTTGAGTCCCTTCATGAAAATGAGAGAACTTTCTTGAATACTGACAATTCTGATCAGTCTAAGATTTCAGCTCCCTATGGCATGATAGGTTTACCAGGTGATGTACAGTCTCCTTGTGGCATGTTCACAGGTGGAATTCCTGAGTCTCTCATAGAAGATTATGTCCAGCAACATTCAGTGCCAATGCAACCCCAGGTTTTACTGAGTAAACCTGCTAATACTGATGTCTCTCATGCTGCTGGTGTACCTATTCAAGCTTCTGAACAACTAGTTCATGAATCTCCGAAAGAGTACACTGGCAAGCTTCCTGGTGTTGTTTCCAAAGAAGATGCTGTAGATTCTTACATATCTTATGACCAGCTGAGATTAGTTGATGGGATGATGGAGGCTCTCCACACACGCCCCCCTGAAATTAATGTTAACAATGATCAGAAAAAGTCACTTGTTGATAAATTTAGAAAGGAAGAAATCTTAGATCATAAAACCCAGAAAATTGCTGGGAGGGAGGTTCTTCTAGATAATAACCTTAGCAAACCTCAGGTGGTTCTCAATTCAAATCATATTAAGCAGTTTAAAGTGTTACCTGCTTCTACAGGGGTTTCTTACATAAATATTTCTCGAGCAATGGAATTACATGAGGTCGCACAACCACCTATTGTGGTTAATAAAGCATCACATCCTCAATTTAAGATTGAGATTCCTGCCTTGGATTCTGCTGAAGTTAGTTATGGGATCCCTGCATTCTCTGGTAGGGAGCCGGTCTATGTGAATGACAGAATCCCACCTGTTGTTGAATGGAAGAATGATTCACAATTGCATTCAAAGGTTGTCCCTAGTGACGTGGAAGCTTTATCCTCAACTGGTAATTACACT TCTTCCCTATCACCATCTAGTGGAGTTGGCAATGCTCAGGACTCCTCGAACTCACTCTTCAGCAGCCAGGATCCTTGGAACTCAAGGCATGATAATCATTTTCCTCCACCTAGACGTAGCAAgattgcaacaaaaaaagaagtctTTGGTACTAGGGATCCTTTCATTGAGAACCACTCTGGTGAGGTGGACTTAATCACAGGTGTGATGGTGGAGGATGGAGTTCCCAAGCCCCTGAGTAATTCAAACAAGGATTTAGAGTGTGTTCAATCATCCAAAG GTTCAGCTGAGGAACTCATCAGGAAAGAACTCAAGGCTGTCGCTGAGGGTGTAGCTGCTTCTGTTTTCCAGTCAGCTAATTCTAATCCAGAACCAACAGTGTCAGAAAGCAGTGAATCAGCTTATGAaccaaatcaagaaaaagaagtttCAAATGAAGGTTTAGAAATAAAGCAAAAGGCTAAATTTGAG gacatgaagaaaaaactgcCTGAAAAG ATTATAAAGAACAGTGACCTTGAAGAGCGGCGGGAATTGGGTTCTGGCACCTTTGGCACTGTTTATCATGGGAAGTGGAGGGGTACTGATGTCGCAATCAAACGAATTAATGATAGGTGTTTCGCTGGAAAACCTTCCGAACAAGAACGCATG AGAGATGACTTCTGGAACGAGGCTATTAAGCTTGCTGATTTGCACCATCCAAATGTGGTTGCCTTTTATGGTGTTGTTCTTGATGGCCCTGGAGGTTCTGTGGCGACAGTGACAGAGTACATGGTTAATGGTTCTTTAAGAAATGCTTTGCATAAGAATGAGAG GAGCCTTGACAAGCATAAGCGTCTCATGATTGCCATGGATGTGGCCTTTGGAATGGAATACTTGCATGGGAAGAATATTGTGCACTTTGATTTGAAGAGTGACAATTTACTTGTTAATCTTCGAGATCCTCACCGGCCAATATGCAAG GTTGGTGATTTGGGCCTGTCGAAGGTGAAATGCCAAACACTTATTGAAGGTGGTGTGCGGGGAACACTTCCATGGATGGCACCGGAGCTTCTGAATGGAAGCAGTAATCTTGTCTCTGAGAAG GTCGATGTGTTCTCATTTGGTATGGTGTTGTGGGAACTTCTAACTGGTGAAGAGCCATACGCAGACTTGCACTATGGGGCTATTATAG GTGGTATTGTGAGCAATACCTTGCGGCCACCAGTGCCGGAGACTTGTGACCCAGACTGGAGATCATTGATGGAGAGATGCTGGTCTGCTGAGCCATCAGACAGACCAAACTTCACTGAAATTGCAAATGAGTTGCGTGCAATGGCAGCAAAGATTCCTTCCAAAGGGCAAACCCCATAG
- the LOC118043743 gene encoding uncharacterized protein: MAKPQVTFMSPIDSPRMSHEQEGYDHLDDYEEENGDHRDPWSVRKLKKVKEASEIVAGPKWKTFIRKIGAYIKKRKQRNNQAQYDAESYALNFDREEDGCVIPGFSSKVAAASVDQETRRNEL, encoded by the exons ATGGCTAAACCTCAAGTAACCTTCATGAGCCCCATCGACTCGCCAAGAATGTCCCATGAGCAAGAAGGATATGATCACCTTGATGATTATGAAGAAGAG AATGGTGACCATAGAGATCCATGGTCGGTGAGGAAACTGAAGAAAGTAAAAGAGGCTTCAGAGATAGTGGCAGGGCCAAAGTGGAAGACATTCATTAGAAAGATTGGTGCATATATCAAGAAGAGGAAACAGAGGAATAATCAGGCTCAGTATGATGCTGAAAGCTATGCTCTCAACTTTGATAGGGAAGAAGATGGCTGTGTGATTCCTGGTTTCTCTTCGAAGGTTGCTGCTGCTTCTGTAGATCAAGAAACTCGTCGAAACGAGTTGTGa
- the LOC118043770 gene encoding homeobox protein knotted-1-like 3 isoform X1, whose product MAFQDDHHTSQEMAFQLPQHHHISASPSTGPTWLSNAVLRRHDDVLTQTRIEKPENNTNNGSEEELIDSVSDNWERAKCKAEILGHPLYEQLLAAHVACLRIATPVDQLARIDTQLAQSQDVVAKYSGVGRSHVVDEKELDQFMTHYVLLLCSFKDQLQQHVRVHAMEAVMACWELEQSLQGLTGVSPGEGTGATMSDDDDDQADSDANLYDGNLDGLDTMGFGPLVPTETERSLMERVRQELKHELKQDYKEKIVDIREEILRKRRAGKLPGDTTSLLKAWWQTHSKWPYPTEEDKARLVQETGLHLKQINNWFINQRKRNWHSSPSGSTSKSKRKK is encoded by the exons ATGGCTTTTCAAGACGACCACCATACATCACAAGAAATGGCTTTTCAACTACCACAACACCACCACATCTCAGCCTCACCATCCACCGGTCCCACATGGCTAAGCAACGCAGTCCTCCGTAGACACGACGATGTTTTAACCCAAACCCGCATCGAAAAACCGGAAAACAACACCAATAATGGAAGTGAAGAGGAATTGATAGATTCCGTTAGTGATAATTGGGAGAGAGCTAAATGCAAAGCTGAGATATTAGGGCATCCCTTATATGAACAGTTATTGGCTGCTCACGTGGCTTGTTTAAGGATTGCCACGCCAGTTGACCAGTTGGCTAGGATTGATACACAGTTGGCTCAGTCTCAAGATGTTGTGGCTAAGTATTCTGGTGTTGGTAGGAGCCATGTTGTTGATGAGAAAGAACTTGATCAGTTCATG ACACATTACGTTCTATTGCTCTGTTCCTTCAAAGACCAACTGCAACAACATGTCCGTGTTCATGCTATGGAGGCTGTAATGGCATGCTGGGAACTTGAACAGTCTCTACAAGGTTTGACAG GTGTATCTCCAGGGGAAGGCACTGGTGCAACTATGTCTGATGACGACGACGACCAAGCAGATAGTGATGCCAACTTGTATGATGGAAATCTTGATGGGTTGGATACCATGGGATTTGGTCCTCTAGTTCCCACTGAAACTGAGAGGTCCTTGATGGAGCGTGTAAGGCAAGAATTGAAGCATGAGCTCAAACAG GATTACAAGGAGAAGATTGTGGACATTAGAGAGGAAATTCTACGTAAGAGAAGAGCTGGAAAACTGCCAGGTGATACAACGTCCCTCTTAAAAGCTTGGTGGCAAACACATTCCAAGTGGCCATACCCAACT GAGGAAGACAAAGCAAGATTGGTGCAGGAAACAGGTTTGCATTTAAAGCAGATAAATAATTGGTTCATAAACCAAAGGAAAAGGAACTGGCACAGCAGTCCTTCAGGGTCTACTTCGAAGAGCAAACGAAAGAA GTGA